Part of the Henckelia pumila isolate YLH828 chromosome 2, ASM3356847v2, whole genome shotgun sequence genome is shown below.
GTTTATGTTTCCCAATAGCGAATCTGGAGGGGAAGCGGCATTAACAAGAACAAAGAAATGGTAGATCATTTGCAGAGTTATGGAGTGATAAGTTCAAAGAAAGTAGCAGAAGTAATGGAAACCATTGACAGGGCTTTGTTTGTGCCAGCGGGTGCACCACCATATGTGGACAGTCCAATGCAGATTGGTTACAATGTTACTATTTCTGCACCTCATATGCATGCCATGTGCCTTGAATTGTTGGAGAACCATTTGAAGCCTGGCATGCATGCGTTAGATGTTGGTTCAGGTTTTATACATTATCGAGTTCTGCTTTAAATCTCTTTAAGCTCATAATGTATAAGTAGTGATTCAATTAATTAATGTCTCATTAGTAAGTTCTTTACTGAAAATCTCCCATTTAGGTTGAGAATTAGGCAAGGATCCTATCAGTTGGTTAAGCGCAAGTGAATTATATACTGAAGGGGAGGGAAAGGGAGggagggaggggggggggggggtgtgaAGGATGGACTCTTTAGCAATCAAAggacaatatatatatagatgaaagttatggaatttttaaattatttggaACTAAAATGCAACGAGGAGTGTAAGCATCATCTGTTTCTAGTATATTCGTAGTATTCTGGATTCAGGAGTGTGAGCATCATCTGTTTCTAGTATATTCATAGTATTCTGGATTCATCATAACATGCTAGCTCCAGTCCTTCCAAACACTTTCAATTTTTGGATCTGTCCATGTTACAATATCTCTTGTAGGAACTGGGTATTTGACAGCGTGCTTTGCTGGTATGGTTGGACCACAAGGTCGTGCTGTTGGTGTTGAACACATTCCAGAGTTGGTTGAATCTTCAACCAGAAATATCCAAGGAAGTGCAGCAGCCGAACTATTGAAAGAAGGATCTCTCTCGTTGCATGTTGGCGGTATACCTTGGGTTCTCATGCACCCTTTATTTTGAATTGTATGTTAAAGTGGATGAAAACAAACGGCTACTGAGCATTCGAGTGGTTAAATTTTATCTCCAAAAGGTCAAATGAACGATGCCCATATATCCTGCGTGACCTAATATTTAGTATTTTTTGCATGGTAATCAGATGGTAGGTTGGGTTGGACTGATTTTGCACCTTATGATGCCATTCATGTCGGGGCTGCCGCACCTGAAATTCCTCCAGAACTAGTAGAACAACTGAAGCCTGGGGGACGACTTGTGATACCTGTGGGAAACATTTTCCAAGACCTTCAAGTTGTGGACAAGAATATGGATGGCTCGTTAAGCATTCGAAGTGAGACATCAGTTCGTTATGTTCCACTGACTAGTCGAGAAGCTCAGCTACGTGGTTGTTAACACATCTGATACATTAGCTTGAAACTGTATCTGTAACAAGGTTACTCTGAATAATTCTGGGGAATTTGGAGTAATGGCTCGATAACTGTAACCTGAATGCTAAAGTAAAGTTTGTATTTTACATTTCCAAACACTGGgtatatataactatatatGTTTCCTTATGCTTAAATTTTGTTTACTTGTTTTAGGTACTACCTGTCTAACTCTCATGTACTTGTAAAGAAGCAAAGTGTGCAACTCGACTTTGAGTCGTTTGTCACATTTACGCTCGTTATCTTTTGCAATTAATCTAAACAATACGTAATTAGAGTCGTCAATTCGGGTTTGGCCCTTTGGTCCAACTTGCCTTTCCACTAAAAAAAGACGGGTTGGGTCATGCTTTTGGCGGCACGTCAGAAGGTGGGCCGAAATAGGCTGGCCCGTTTGGGCCGCAAGACTGGGAGCATTAGCccgataattttattttttttgacatttttaaaaagtatattataattaatattttatatacgTTTGATGAGTTTTGAACAATTTAtatcatttaaaatattatatatatgatttataagctttaaatgatttatataatttattacaatttatgtttaatcgattaattttgaaattttatattatttataatgatcTTGTTTCTTGTTTCcttaatgaatttttaaatatgtatatcatttataattgtttatgtatgattttttaaatttgttttcatatgtttttttttaaattttttgacggGTTGGGTGGGGTTGCGGTATTCCCAACCCGCCATCAATTCTGGCCGCGGGGCGGCCCGAACTAACAGCCTACACATAATTCAAAGACGATGTCTTTTATTCGTATTTATATCGATGTTTTAAAAAGCGGTAGGCGGACAGTCCCCCACTACCTAGTGTTTGCACTTAGGCAACCCCATTCGTCTatgcgatttttttttttagcctaAATATGTAATTAGTTTAGATGATTTTtagcttaaatatctaattcgttatagacatttttttctttttagtaTAAATATCTAAGTTTTTGGTTCATCTTGATATTTTTCCAATAAGtcatcttcatcaaattcaaaactcaaaattcatcGCATATTCCTCTTCTttcatttgataaattttgattgGAAAATATGTCAAACAATactttttaagattttaattttttttaaataacaaagtattatatattaatctaGGCGGTCACTTAGACGGATTTTGAGCCGCCTAAGTAACAACTAAACGATCTAGGCGGCTGATTAATGAAATAGCACACAGAACATTAAGTGTCTAAAAATCGGGATGGTGGACAGTCACCTAATGAAAACTTTTTGAAACTATgggtttcaaaattcaaaattcccaAATCTTTCCAAGTAGAGGCACGACCTAAGCAAGCATGGTAGTTAACCTCGAAccagtttattttatttcatttttgtatctcttttaaaaaaaaacaataatttagGTCTTCTCTTTGAAAATTGTAATTTCTTGATGCATGTTGTGATAATTTTATATCTAACCGATGAAACCAAAAAATGTTTGTACTCGACAAGTTGCTTCCGCAAAATCCGGAGTATCAACAGTTCATTGTACGTTCTCAGTTGAGATCTTCGATGAGTTGTTCTTATGTCACAAAATaaagtcagaggagccgggagAGTTCCCGACGAAGGTACTCCGACACTCAAGTCAGTGATTACTCAAagaataataatcgagagtatAGACTTATAGTGCTAATaaaagtgtgtaccttaataattaggtgacttgagctatttatagatattcagAGAGTTTAAaaggcttgagcctcttatgtaTTTTTGTATATTACAGGGTctgcttaaataaatttaaataataattaaataaaattgggacctgaccgcttaaatcggtatgattaagaatctactagcaaacgtaccaggtcaagtaatagtaaagtggacaaaggtccagatgtcgaactcatagggactgtataattatgaataccaaaatatgattattcctacttaatctggACTAATGAATAAGAGTGATTTCCGattttaaactaaaaaattaaatagcaaataaaattcaactcagTAAAAACGCAGCAAATATTTttgattaaaattcaatttgggaaaagctcgatcaaggacacacgtaggtacataacaaattatgtaacaagtagtcgattcaaaactcagatttaatcttaattcacgggaattctcctaatttgttcaaaaaactatttttagaacaatcaaacctattcaaatattgaccaattaatcttttgtaattctaatcaaatttgaatgcatgaataattgtgagaattcagtaaacacctaaaccgcacattgaaaccgaattctatttctagtcgttttacaatatgttgattatcaaagtgatcgaaatcgaaacctcctccgtcgacttggaatcgattaacatgcaagcgaacagttgatcaggctattcacaagataaatataaatctgataatcaataaaataaaatcaagtctaaaaaatcccaaacaaacatccaagttttctacataaatttttctggcccaatcacgtggccttgatcaaaAGAAAAAACTACCCAGGAACCAaaatcatgattcaaacaatgttttaatcatgaactaaaataaaaataagaaaagaagaagaaacgagAAATCTTTTCTCCCAAGTTGTAGTAGCCGCTCTCTGCGTTCTGTGCGTCTTGGCACCCTTTAATCTGATGAttagatatttatttatatgcCCAAAGGTCTTCAAAATATAGCATCTAAtccgagcaagagtttccaaaaatacaaaTTCTGCACGCTCCACTCGTTCGAGCGAGCACAGgtttcgctcgagcgagcatgactCTGTTCCGAAGGATTTCTGGGCTCGcttcgctcgctcgagcaagcaacTTTTTGTCTCCGAAGATTTTTGGCatgtctcgctcgctcgagcgagtggattTTTCAGCTCTACGCGATGATTTTGAAatattcatatcttgagttctagccgtcggatcaagctaaaatttggacagcagcttcaaaacatcttgaactttatgtTGAAtggtaaaacacataaaaataatatgaatgcacacaaaatagacataaagcTATCATGAACTAATGCATAAAAAATACACTCATCAAcaccccatacttaactctttcttgccctcgagcaagacatacaaaaacaatatgcaaacaaaaacataagtaagaatgaattaTGAACAACATAGCCCCCGATAAATCcaacttcaaaaattaaaaaccacAAACTTCTGATTTTTCACAATACActatcagtttaacgtaaatgtgtgtgtgtgccatgttattccagtttcgtgcaacttcaaaagaatccatcctaagaatgtttagcgacctatgacaattcaatgcaagtatcacaatccagcactccgtcatctcaacaatcccaaataaaaaacatgcactttcttgagattaattacgtaccttcggattttgcacccggtatttttttataagccctaataattacccgcaaacttagctataactaagataggattcggatttcaatccccttgtctatagcccggatggagcatcaatcctaTTTAACccacaaacttagctatggaacaatgattaggatttcaatcattgtccacgcccggatggaattgttattttaaaatttcaaaattattaatcccatggaatccgcatacttagtcaagaacaagagattaggattttaatctctgctcgtaacccggatggagttaacttaattttcaaaaaaaaaaaaaaatttcaaaaattttataagtacacccaagatcacacatgcaatgtctaacaatcatcaagaatccaaagacactatcatgatcaacaagcatctattgccgtgcaatgatcaaacaaacatgaacttcatcaattacttcgcttcaatacaccagtctaacatgcgtgcttaagatgattcacgattcaaccaactgtttttcattttcaatcaaaaagcaacattttccaaaaacaatattttttcaaCTCTATCCTCATTGGCTAACAATCATCATTCTACTTGTAtccacaacacaaacaacaacacatTGATAGGCATgattacgaactatatgcaaagaactaaaccatatgaatgtaaaacacaatgatgaacgaaacaaaactaaataacactccccatacttatccaaaacattgccctcaatgattcagaaacaatgaacaaaatgcataacaaacacacaaatgcaagacgaacaaaaacaaaatgaaaaagtACACTCCCCTGGTTGCAGATTCATCCGCTTCCTTCTTAGTAATGGCACGGTAGCTGCAGGCTGGGTAAATCCGTCAGGCACGGCAAACTGGcatgagaaaaaaataaaaataaaataaaaagaaacacaaaccaaaaaccaaaaataaaataaaaagcaaggtaaagaacactgggttgcctcccagtcagcgctaaatttatagtctatatcCCGAATATAGTCCTCTCTTGAGTGCGACATTCAAGGTGGCTTATCCACCATCATGAAAAAACTCAGATCAGTCCTGCAACTGCATTCTTCACTTCTATAGAGATTTTTCAAGGGATCAATTCCCGCGGAGAGCTGAACCTGCTGACAGTCCCCAACATAATTAATCACATCAATAAAATTAACAGCAGAGAAAGATTTTAAATTCGAACTACTATCACTAGCCGACTTAAACATATGGAATACTACTTGCTCATCATTCAACCTCAAAACTAACTCTCCCTTTTTAACATCCACTAAAGCTGGTTAATGTTGCATATACCCAATTTCATAGCAAGTTCAtgaggcattaaatttatacttgaTCCTAAATCACACAAAACATTATCAACTGATAAACTTCCAATTTGGcaaggtatagaaaaactctcTGGATCTTGAGATTTTTGCGGGAGCTTATTCTGAAGCACAGTTGAACACTCCTCATGCACTGTGACCTGCGTCACATCATTCAACTTCTTTTTATTCCTCAGTAAATCCTTCAGAAATTTAACATAGTTTGGAATCTGAGCTAAAGCGTCTGTAAAAGGTATGTTAACATGTAGTTTCTTGAaagtttcaagaaactttttaaattgaaaatcaaACAATAACCGCTTAGCTCATTGAGGAAAAGGTAAAGTAGAAATATTAACATTATCATTAACCtcaaattttaaagttttaCCTTTCCTACCTGCCATGGAGGAATTTTCAGTACGCGCATCCTTCTTTAATTCTGAACTTTTCGGCCCCTCCATAGTGTTTTCTTCGTCCCTCTGCTGCTCAAGTTTTTTAGATTGTGATCTATTAACTACCATAATGGCATTCACGCCTCTGGGATTTGTTTCGGTGTTACTCGGAAATGCTCCAGTAGGACGAGTAGACAGTTGGGTTGCTATCTGAGCCATCTGAGTCTCCAACTTCTACAGCATAGCTTCGTGATTCTGTAGCCGAGCCTCAGTACcagccacatatttcatcataatctcctcaaaactcatcttcttctcctctttcttgggctgccagttctgattatagTTGTTATTGTAGGAGTTGAACGGCTGCCGTCCTTGgtttcctgcaaaattaactgCTTCAACTTCAAATAACTGTTGTTCCTCTGGCAGATTCCCTTGTACTTGAGTCGTTGGTGCTACTTTCATAAATTCGACTTGGTGTGTCAGAGCATCAATCTTTGCATTCAGGGCCATTAAACCATCAACCTCTAGAATTTCagccttcttctccttcttcacatccggccacccaatgttactctctgccatATTACCTATAATCTCCCAAGCTTCTACCggcgtcttcctgaataagcaACCATTAGCAGCAGCGTCCAGCATAGAACTCACTGATGGATCATCTCCATTATAGAATGTCTGcgtctgctggctctgagtgagattatgttgaggaaacatcctcaacatcttcttaaaTCTGGTCCATGCTGCATGTAAGGACTCTCCCTCCTTTTTCCTGTAAGAAATAATGTCAGAAAATAACCTCGCCATCTTTgtaggaggaaaatacttgttcaaaaaaatttgaacaaGCTCAGTCCAAGTAGTGATAGAACCGGTAGGCAGATCATCTAACTACTCAAGTGCATCTCCCTGTAGAGAAAATaagaataaccgcagtcgcactgcatcagatgttacccatttaaccttgaacgtgtcgcagatcgacaaaaaacgctccagatgagcgtaggggtcccCCACAGACGTACCCCCAAATCTCGCTTGCagttggatcagctgaatagtagagggtttcagctcaaaattgttcgcctcaacagcggggcaaactatgctagatccataaatTTCAACTGGAGGCCTAATCAGATCCCATACAGTACGGTTGtccgccatctcttcttctgctTCTAAATCAAGTTACAGATTAATATCTCTCCTAGCTCTCCGATCCTGCTAagtgtgcgctcgatctccaagTCAAGTGGTAAGAGATCTTTAGTGTGTCGAGATCGGTGCATGCACTAGCAGATGAGTACCTGAAATCACCAAGAAAacaagaaaattttgaaatttaataaaataaattaaaattaagtccttatctcaagagaaataaaaattctgatatcaaacagtccccggaaatggcgccaaaaacttgaccgcttaaatcggtatgattaagAATCCACTGGCAaacgtaccaggtcaagtaatagtaaagtggacaaaggtccagatatCGAACCCATagggactgtataattatgaataccaaaatatgattattcttatttaatctagactaatgaataagagtgatttcagattttaaactaagaaattaaatagcaaataaaattcaactcagTAAAAACGCAGCAaagattttggattaaaattaaatttggaaGAAGCTCGATCAAGAACACACGTAGGTACAtaacaaattatgtaacaagtagtcgattcaagaatcagatttaatcttaattcacgagaattctcctaatttgttcagaAGACTattttagaacaatcaaacctattcaaatattaacGGATTAACcttttgtaattctaatcaaatttgaatgcatgaataactgtgagaattcagtaacacctaaaccgcacattgaaatcgaattctatttctagttggttttacaatatgttgattatcaaagtgatcgaaatcaaaacctcctccgTCGACttagaatcaattaacatgcaagcaaacagttgatcaggctattcacaagttaaatataaatctgataaccaataaaataaaatcaagtctaaaaaatcccaaaaaaacattcaaattttctacataaatttgtctgacccaatcacgtggccttgatcgaaagaaaaactactcacgaaccaaaaatcatgattcaaacaatgttttaatcatgaactaaaaataaaaataagaaaagaagaagaaacgagAAATCTTTTCTCCCAAGTTGTAGTAGCCGGTCTCTGCGTTATGTGCGTCTTGGCACCCTTTAATCTGATGATTAGatttgtatttatatgcccaagggtcttcaaaagatagcatcAAATCCaagcaagagtttccaaaaatacaaaTTCTTCACGCTCCGCTCGCTAGAGCGAGCacaagtctcgctcgagcgagcatgactCTGTTCCGAAGGATTTCTGGGCTTGCTtcgctcgcttgagcgagcatGACTCTTGCTCAAGAGAGCAATTTTCTGTCTCGGAAGATTTTTGGCatgtctcgctcgctcgagcgagtggattTTTCTGCTCTGCgcgatgattttgaaaaattcatatcttgagttctagctgtcggatcgagctgaaatttggacagcagcttcaaaacatcttgaactttatgtTGAATGGTGGAAATCAGATTTGGgtctttataaaattaatttaaatttttgatcaagactgctccgtaattcattcttcaaaaatccattttcttacaaaattaacctggagagtgaaatacacaagaaTGCACTAAACCATataaaaaacacataaaaacaatatgaatgcacacaaaatagacataaacctatcatgaactaatgcatacaaaattcaCTCACAGGACCcaaaaaatatttgaacttgACCTTTTTGATTGAGCTTGGGCCTAGTGAATTTTTTTAGATGTAACCCATCATAGGCCCCCCACTCTCGGGCGTGTCGTGTGAGTCGGGATGCCTGA
Proteins encoded:
- the LOC140880171 gene encoding protein-L-isoaspartate O-methyltransferase 1-like encodes the protein MERIWRGSGINKNKEMVDHLQSYGVISSKKVAEVMETIDRALFVPAGAPPYVDSPMQIGYNVTISAPHMHAMCLELLENHLKPGMHALDVGSGTGYLTACFAGMVGPQGRAVGVEHIPELVESSTRNIQGSAAAELLKEGSLSLHVGDGRLGWTDFAPYDAIHVGAAAPEIPPELVEQLKPGGRLVIPVGNIFQDLQVVDKNMDGSLSIRSETSVRYVPLTSREAQLRGC